A stretch of Bacteroidota bacterium DNA encodes these proteins:
- a CDS encoding carbonic anhydrase, translated as MHRLAAITSREDIPPQYRDTPVGLLLEYHNLERNFEQYSSAQLLIGMCMDNRKHLHIPDNFAFIIRTGGANLRYSEFKVSYAIAVGGVRCIALIGHTQCGMVNLIARKEQFVQGLVNAAGWQQQSAEEHFFHFAPMFEIGNEVDFILSEVKRLRLRYPKIVIAPLMYRVEDNRLYLIQENPETKS; from the coding sequence ATGCATAGACTAGCGGCAATAACGTCCAGAGAAGATATTCCCCCCCAGTACCGCGATACCCCGGTCGGGCTTCTGTTGGAATACCACAACCTTGAGCGAAATTTTGAGCAGTATTCCAGCGCCCAGCTTTTGATCGGCATGTGTATGGATAACCGCAAGCATCTCCACATCCCCGATAATTTTGCGTTCATCATCCGAACGGGGGGCGCGAACCTGCGGTACAGCGAGTTCAAGGTCTCGTATGCGATCGCCGTCGGCGGTGTACGGTGCATCGCGCTGATCGGCCATACGCAATGCGGCATGGTCAACCTGATCGCGCGCAAAGAGCAGTTCGTCCAGGGCCTGGTGAATGCCGCCGGCTGGCAGCAGCAATCGGCGGAGGAGCATTTCTTCCACTTTGCACCGATGTTCGAGATCGGCAACGAAGTCGATTTCATTCTCAGCGAAGTGAAACGGCTCCGGCTCCGGTATCCGAAAATCGTTATCGCCCCGCTGATGTACCGTGTCGAGGACAACCGCCTCTATCTCATCCAGGAAAATCCGGAGACCAAAAGTTAA
- a CDS encoding YdeI/OmpD-associated family protein, with the protein MKSFSDTIRIIGVNPYVEVPAKILSALFKKAGKTTGPLPVTGKLNGHRFIQTIVKYRGKHRLYLNTPMRKAAGIDVGDRANVELEFDGRPRIIPIHPKFKRALAKNRKAHRTFQRLPPHRKKEILRYINFLKTAKSVDRVVSRMVKQLAGLRTGGFNFVVRR; encoded by the coding sequence ATGAAATCGTTCTCCGATACCATTCGCATCATCGGCGTCAATCCCTATGTCGAGGTCCCTGCGAAAATTTTATCGGCATTATTCAAAAAGGCCGGTAAAACAACGGGCCCACTCCCCGTAACGGGGAAGTTGAATGGCCATCGCTTCATCCAAACGATCGTGAAGTACCGGGGGAAGCACAGATTGTACCTTAACACGCCGATGCGGAAAGCGGCGGGGATCGATGTGGGGGACCGGGCAAACGTTGAACTTGAGTTTGACGGCAGGCCGCGCATTATTCCGATCCATCCGAAATTCAAGCGGGCGCTTGCAAAGAACAGAAAAGCGCATCGGACGTTTCAACGGCTCCCCCCGCACCGGAAGAAGGAAATTCTTCGTTACATTAATTTTCTAAAAACGGCGAAATCGGTCGACCGGGTCGTTTCCAGGATGGTGAAGCAGCTCGCCGGCTTAAGGACGGGAGGATTCAATTTTGTTGTGCGGCGGTGA
- a CDS encoding DUF998 domain-containing protein, whose amino-acid sequence MAFRLSTNRERSLIVSYLAMRRLIGILGILLPIVVVFGGFTQGEPTLQGSISGYYYTNMRDFFVGILSGVALFLISYKGYERIDDIVVNMSGVFAMGMILFPTAMYSGRTVRVGIFLIDDGVSGTIHLIFGTLFFLALSYNSIFLFTRRHPGVMGKEKKRRNMIYRACGIVMLLAILFITIYTLFLRETFLASSNPVLILESVALLAFGVSWLVKGNTLFKDKPV is encoded by the coding sequence ATGGCCTTTAGATTATCGACAAACCGGGAAAGAAGTCTGATCGTTTCGTATTTAGCGATGAGAAGATTGATCGGAATTCTCGGCATTCTGCTCCCCATTGTCGTGGTCTTCGGAGGGTTCACCCAGGGAGAGCCGACACTCCAGGGATCGATCAGCGGTTATTACTATACCAACATGCGCGATTTTTTTGTGGGGATCTTGAGCGGTGTTGCGCTGTTCCTCATCTCCTACAAAGGTTATGAAAGGATCGACGACATCGTTGTTAACATGAGCGGAGTGTTTGCGATGGGGATGATCCTTTTTCCAACCGCAATGTATTCCGGGAGGACCGTACGCGTCGGCATTTTTCTTATCGATGACGGCGTTTCGGGAACGATCCACCTCATTTTCGGAACGTTGTTCTTCCTCGCTCTTTCATACAATTCAATATTCCTGTTCACACGGCGGCACCCCGGCGTGATGGGGAAGGAGAAGAAACGAAGGAATATGATCTATCGCGCTTGCGGCATCGTCATGCTTCTTGCCATTCTCTTTATCACCATCTATACGTTGTTTCTCCGGGAGACGTTTCTTGCCTCAAGCAACCCCGTCCTGATCCTCGAGTCTGTAGCCCTTCTGGCCTTTGGCGTGTCATGGCTGGTAAAAGGAAATACATTGTTCAAAGACAAACCAGTGTAA